The segment CACTATGTTTTATCAATGGGTGCTGTCTTTGCTATCATAGCAGGATTTGTACATTGATTTCCTCTAATGACCGGATTAAGAATGAATCAGTTTCTTCTTAAGGTACATTTCTTTATTATATTTTTAGGAGTAAACTTAACTTTTTTCCCTCAACATTTCTTAGGTCTCGCTGGAATACCACGTCGTTACGCAGATTATCCAGATACATATGCTTCATGAAATGTAATTTCTTCATTAGGGAGAGTTATATCTATAATTGCTACATTAATATTTATTTTTTGTATTTGAGAGGCCATGATCGCTAAACGAATTAATATTTTTTCACTTAATTTAAGATCAAGTGTGGAATGAAATCATCCCCATCCGCCTGCCGATCACTCCTATGAAGAAATTACTATAATCTCTACATTTTAAAGTGGCAGAAACATATATGCATTGGATTTAAACTCCAAAGATGGTACCCCCTTTAAAAGTGTCTCAATGATTCCAACTAGGTTTACAAAATGGGAATTCACCTCTCATAGAACAACTTATTTTTTTCCATGACCATGCTTTACTAGTGGTAATCTTAATTACTTCTCTTGTAGGCTTTTTCTTAGCTGCATTGTTTTCTAATAAATTTCTCCATCGTTATCTACTTGATGGCCAGGCAATCGAGACGGTTTGAACCGTTATTCCTGCTATTATTTTAGTAGCTATCGCCCTTCCTTCTATTCGTCTTCTCTATTTAATTGATGAAATTCATAACCCTGCCTTGACTATTAAAGTAACGGGGCATCAGTGATACTGATCCTATGAATACTCTGATTTGAACGATATTCAATTTGATTCATACATAATCCCTTCAAATGAACTTTCTACCGGTATATATCGTTTACTTGATGTAGACAATCGTAGACAGTGCCCTATAATCAAGGCTATCCGTCTGATGATTACTTCAGATGCGGTTCTACACTCATGAGCTGTGCCATCTCTAGGTATTAAGATGGATGCAGACCCAGGCCGGCTTAATCAGTCCAGACTTCTAGTGAATATACCCGGAGTATTTTATGGACAATGTTCCGAAATTTGTGGATCTGGACATAGTTTTATACCTATTGTGATTGAAGCTGTTGGAGAGAGAGACTTTCTAAAGTGACTTGAGTTACAAATTTCATAGGGTGGCTGAAAGTCAAGCGGTAGCCTCTTAAGCTCTCTTATGGTAATTACCCCCTGTGGTACAGAGACTTAGTTTATTAATAAATATAAGGTTGTCAACTTTAAGAAGCCGATGGCAGTCTCTTATTCCTCAAATGATACCACTTCCTTGAATTATGGTTTTCCTTGTCTCTATAGCTTTACTATGAGCTATTATAACTATGGTATTTTTCCTTTATCAACCCCGTTCGGTTTCTTCTGCTAAAGGCTTCTCTGATCGAACTGTTTACTTAAATTGAAAATGATAGCGAGCCTTTTTTCAGTATTTGATCCGACTTCCTCTTTTTTATCCAACTGATTAAGAATACTAATCCCACTTTTGTTTATAGTAATATCTTTCTGATTGATTCCTTCGCGACCTCAATTTTTGGCTAAGAGAGTTTTAATGGGATTAAATCGGGAGATATCCCTCCTTATAGGCCCAGCAAGATTTGGTGCCAATATCCTAGTTATTGCCCTTTTCTTATTTATTTTATTTAATAATTTTATCGGTTTATTCCCTTATATTTTTACCGCTACTAGACATTTAGCAGTTACCTTAAGACTAGCAGTTCCTCTGTGAATCTCTTTTATTCTATATACTTGGATTAAGGAGACAACGAATGCTTTAGCCCATCTTGTACCTTTAGGAACACCGGCACCTTTAATACCTTTCATGGTATTAATGGAAATCATTAGAAATATGATTCGGCCTATTACACTCTCTGTCCGTCTTGCGGCTAATATAATTGCCGGCCATCTCCTATTGACTCTTTTAGGGGCTCAAGGTACCCTGGAAAATTTATATGTTACTTCAATTGTAGTATTTTCACAGATTATCCTATTAATGTTGGAATTCTCTGTAGCTATTATTCAATCTTATGTTTTTATGACTCTAATGACTCTCTATGCAAGAGAATAATGAATCAATTAAATCACCCGTATCATTTGGTTAATATTAGACCTTGACCCCTAGCTACCGGAATAGGAGCTTTTGCGATGACTTCTGGACTTGTCAAATGGTTTCATTCATTTGATAGAATGCTATTTTTTACAGGGATTAATAACAATCATATTTGTTTCGATCAATGATGACGAGACGTGTCACGAGAAGCTACTTTTCAAGGAATACATTCAACGAAGGTCGGATTTGGGTTGCGATGGGGAATAATCCTATTTATTATCTCTGAAGTTTTCTTTTTTGTCTCTTTCTTTTGGGGATTTTTTCACAGAAGTTTGTCGCCAAATATTGAAGTTGGGGCGTTATGACCCCCGTCGGAGGTGGAAAGCTTTTTAAGTGCCCTGCTTAATACAAGTATTCTGCTGGCTTCAGGAGTTACGGTAACTTGAGCCCACCATGCCTTAATAGAAAATAATTTTGATCAATGCCTTCAGGGGCTTCTATTTACTGTATTGCTGGGGTTATATTTTTCATTTCTTCAAGGGTTGGAGTACATAGAAGCCTCGTTTACTATTGCGGATAGAATCTATGGGTCTACATTCTTTTTAGCGACAGGTTTTCATGGTTTGCATGTACTTATTGGTACTATTTTTCTTATAATTTGTATCTTACGTCACGCTAAGTGCTACTTTTCCCAACATCATTTCGGGTTTGAAGCTGCAGCTTGATATTGACATTTTGTTGATGTTGTCTGATTGTTTCTCTATCTTTCTATCTACTGATGAGGTGAATAGGATCTTTCTAGTATAAATATTATACTTGAGTTCCAATCGAGAGATCCTGTTAGGGAAAGATAATTATTTTAATTTGATTAAGAATTTTTATGCTTGTTTTTATTATATTAACCCTCGGGATGTTTGTGAATAAGAAAGTCTCTCTGGACCGCGAGAAGAGTTCACCATTTGAATGCGGGTTCGATCCTTTGAATTCCTCTCGTACCCCCTTTTCAATTCGGTTCTTTGTTATTACTCTAATTTTTCTTATTTTTGATGTAGAGATTTATTTACTCCTACCTATAGTATATTTGAATATGTCTTCACCGACAACCTACCTGATTATCTTCTTTACTTTCATCCTTGTTGCAGGGGTATTTTATGAGTGAAGGGAAGGTGCCCTAAGATGAATTAAATAATCATTAACTTTATCAAAGACACTTTATTCAGGAGAATAGTTTAAATAGAACATTGGGTTTGCATCCTAAAAGAGGGATGTTCCTTCTCTCAGAGTGAGAATTGATGTTATCAAATCCAGTTTCGACCTGAATTTAGGCCTTTCGGCCCCCACTCTTTAGCAGAAGCTAATTGATAGCGCTTCATTGTTAATGAAGAAGGAGGGATGACCCCTGTTAAGAGGCAGAAAGAAGGATGAGAGCTGCTAACTCTTCAACCGGGTAGTTAAATTCTACTCACTGTCTCTATTTATATAGTATATTTAATACAATGCATTTTCAATGCATAAATGGATAAAATATCCTTTAAATATTTCCAGGAATCATCCACCCCAACATCTTCAGTGTTGTACTCTTATTAAGCTATAGAAATATATAAATAGTGTGAATAATAAAGAAGATAGGATAAGTACCTTATATGGAGAGGAGGTTAGGAACGAAAATAAAGATGACCCCCGTAAGCTATTATGATGGATTAATGACGGCCCCGCTTCTTCTACCCAACCACAATCACCCTCATGATAGAGGAGTTCACCCATAAGTAAAGGTATGAAGCTTGTTCGCCCTGTAATGAATGGTAAAAATATTATTCTACTTACATAGTGTCTTAGGCTTAAACTAAATGATTTGACAAAGTAAGGTAAAATCACCCCTACTGTAATAAGGGAGAGGAGGAGGAATCTTTTCAATGGACCTAAGATGATTCTTACGTCCCCCCCAGAAAACATCAATAAAAAGATATACCCCCCTATAACAGCCCCTCAATAAAGAACAAAAAGAGGAGTTAGATACTCCCCCTCTTCGTCCCTGTATTGACAGCTTAAATTATAATTATAGGAACACAAACATACTATCGCAATCCGTGAAGAGTAAGTTCTTGTTAGAAGACATGAAACTAATATAAGTACACTAGGAAATAATATACACAGACTCTCTGAAGATTCAATAATTAGGTCTTTTGAAAAGAAACCCGATAAATATGGGAACCCTATTAATCTAAGAGAGCAAACTAAGATAATATAACTAGTGTAAGGGAGTATCCTGGATACCCCTCCTATACGACGATTATCTTGTACCCCTAGCGAATGAATTACGACCCCCGAACATATAAAAAGAAGAGCCTTAAAAAGTGCATGGGCAAAAAGATGAAAATAACAAAATAGAGTGAGCCCTAAGCCTAGAGAAAATATTATTACTCCTAGCTGGCTTAATGTAGATAACGCAATTACTCGTTTTAGATCGTTTTCTCCGAACGCAGCCAGGCCTGAAAAAAAGGAAGTTAAGGCCCCCATGACAACGAGTAAAAAACACCCTCTCTCTTCAAATGAGGGAGACAAACGAATTATCAAATAAATCCCGGCTGTCACTAGTGTGGATGAATGGACTAGGGATGAGACAGGGGTAGGAGCCGCCATGGCTGCTGGTAACCATGCAGAAAAAGGTAGTTGAGCTCTTTTGGTAAAAGAAGATAAGATGAACAAAAGCATGATTGATAAAGAGAAGTATCTTAAGAATATATAGTCCCAGCTCTTAGAGTAAAATATTAGCCCCAATGACCATAAAATTAATACATCACCTACTCGATTTCTTAAAATAGTAATTATTCCTCTAGAGGAAGAATTATAATTTTTGTAAAATATAATTAATAGATATGAAGTGATACCTAGCCCATCTCAACCTAATATTAATCTTAATCCATCCGAAGATATAATCAACAGAACCATAGATGAGATGAATCCTAATATTATATATATAAAACGATTAACAAAAGTTTCACCTATTATATAATAAGAGGAATAAATTATAACTTGAGAAGAGTTAAGAGAACTAAGAAGATGAATGATAGTCTTAGCCAATCAAAGCACACTTGATAATCCAAATGCAAAAAGGATATTTTTAATAAGTAGATTTCATCTGATAGGAATAATAAAAATGAGCAACAAACACTTATTACTCCGGTAAACAGTAAGATGTAACCTGATACAAATATAACAATACTGTCAGAGATGACTCTCCTTTAGTTCCACAAACTAATATTCTCTTTAAACTATAACAGTAAACGAAAATTAAAGTCAGTAACGGAATCAGATGAGCTCTTCCGATTATATATTCCTTTAAGTTGTATTCTAATCAGCTTAAAGATATACAATCTCTCCCCGTGACTTGTACTGGAGTATAGATAAATACAATAGCAAGATGAAAGAAAACATAAGATTCCAGATAAGCCTACTACTATTCAGTCTAGACTAAATGCACCGATAAAAAAATATATTTCGGAAAAAAAGTTAAGTGAGGGGGGTAATCCTATATTGAGAAAGCTAAGACTGAGTCATCAAAAACATAAATATGGAAAAAGAGAGATTATTCTACGGGTAAGAAGGAATCTGCGACTTCAGATGCGGGCATAAAATAGATAGCTTAAGTAGAATAATCCAGAGGAACAGATCCCGTGAGATACCATTATTAAAATTGATCTTATGTTGGTGTAAGTACAAGATATAAGTATACCTAGAATGACGAATGATATGTGAGCGACGGAGGAATAAGCAATTAAGGATT is part of the Artemia franciscana clone pMA-1 & pMA-3 mitochondrion, complete genome genome and harbors:
- the ATP6 gene encoding ATP synthase F0 subunit 6, with the translated sequence MMASLFSVFDPTSSFLSNWLSMLIPLLFMVMSFWLIPSRPQFLAKSVLMGLNREMSLLMGPASFGANILVIALFLFILFNNFIGLFPYIFTATSHLAVTLSLAVPLWISFILYTWIKETTNALAHLVPLGTPAPLMPFMVLMEIISNMIRPITLSVRLAANMIAGHLLLTLLGAQGTLENLYVTSIVVFSQIILLMLEFSVAIIQSYVFMTLMTLYASE
- the COX2 gene encoding cytochrome c oxidase subunit II (TAA stop codon is completed by the addition of 3' A residues to the mRNA): MSQWFQLGLQNGNSPLMEQLIFFHDHALLVVILITSLVGFFLAALFSNKFLHRYLLDGQAIETVWTVIPAIILVAIALPSIRLLYLIDEIHNPALTIKVTGHQWYWSYEYSDLNDIQFDSYMIPSNELSTGMYRLLDVDNRSQCPMIKAIRLMITSDAVLHSWAVPSLGIKMDADPGRLNQSSLLVNMPGVFYGQCSEICGSGHSFMPIVIEAVGESDFLKWLELQI
- the ATP8 gene encoding ATP synthase F0 subunit 8; the protein is MPQMMPLPWIMVFLVSMALLWAIMTMVFFLYQPRSVSSAKGFSDRTVYLNWKW
- the ND5 gene encoding NADH dehydrogenase subunit 5; the encoded protein is MCISLHLTVYRSNKCLLLIFIIPISWNLLIKNILFAFGLSSVLWLAKTIIHLLSSLNSSQVMIYSSYYMMGETFVNRFMYMMLGFISSMVLLIMSSDGLSLMLGWDGLGITSYLLIMFYKNYNSSSSGMITILSNRVGDVLILWSLGLMFYSKSWDYMFLSYFSLSIMLLFILSSFTKSAQLPFSAWLPAAMAAPTPVSSLVHSSTLVTAGIYLMIRLSPSFEESGCFLLVVMGALTSFFSGLAAFGENDLKRVIALSTLSQLGVMMFSLGLGLTLFCYFHLFAHALFKALLFMCSGVVIHSLGVQDNRRMGGVSSMLPYTSYIILVCSLSLMGFPYLSGFFSKDLIIESSESLCMLFPSVLMLVSCLLTSTYSSRIAMVCLCSYNYNLSCQYSDEEGEYLTPLFVLYWGAVMGGYIFLLMFSGGDVSIILGPLKSFLLLSLITVGVILPYFVKSFSLSLSHYVSSMMFLPFITGRTSFMPLLMGELLYHEGDCGWVEEAGPSLIHHNSLRGSSLFSFLTSSPYKVLILSSLLFTLFMYFYS
- the COX3 gene encoding cytochrome c oxidase subunit III; amino-acid sequence: MNQLNHPYHLVNISPWPLATGMGAFAMTSGLVKWFHSFDSMLFFTGINNNHICFDQWWRDVSREATFQGMHSTKVGFGLRWGMILFIISEVFFFVSFFWGFFHSSLSPNIEVGALWPPSEVESFLSALLNTSILLASGVTVTWAHHALMENNFDQCLQGLLFTVLLGLYFSFLQGLEYMEASFTIADSIYGSTFFLATGFHGLHVLIGTIFLMICILRHAKCYFSQHHFGFEAAAWYWHFVDVVWLFLYLSIYWWGE
- the ND3 gene encoding NADH dehydrogenase subunit 3, producing the protein MILIWLSIFMLVFIMLTLGMFVNKKVSLDREKSSPFECGFDPLNSSRTPFSIRFFVITLIFLIFDVEIYLLLPMVYLNMSSPTTYLIIFFTFILVAGVFYEWSEGALSWIK